The Phaeodactylum tricornutum CCAP 1055/1 chromosome 8, whole genome shotgun sequence genome has a window encoding:
- a CDS encoding predicted protein, giving the protein MNDLERYNSGSSDGKIEDCKVTLPKISESATEESTFLSTEASSFHLTRIAEGGSIKESHENKKGGKLRVPPRKFTSNLYHRSEEAELKLLYEHSVDAENCSLILLTGRTGTGKTHLAQTLESAVQKRSGFFLKVKFDQRMHPIPYAALISAVTQFVHIVVEEGETATLQVREAVGNHVGDGIEALTSIIPELEVLLGKSRTAHLPMKAAAVGTQRFVFTFHLFLQAICTLKRPIVVLLDNFHYADPCTLDILSFVVADGGQQGLVLLVTCDVTEVGTDSYLAVKLRDIERQTQAQIHTLNIDHLDLDSTEEFLAGSLEAEKGYIHSLGTIVFQETGGNFLFMMEFLRRLSASDLLYFDHDIEQWKWDVSDIRTMSESKTVHEFLAEVLEQVSRDHKDVLKVASCLGSQIDESLIEMVLGFPVLHYLEESLRCGLLHFDKICACLTFANDVTEQAVYSLIPQTERPLFHLEIGRRLWRRLSDDCFDKKLFIVLSQMRMGQNLITRNSERTKVAWLCLHAGRRAAMASAFQTSRVYLVFGIELLENTSWRENYDLTLALHNSIAEVDMCLALFESMDTCLAAILSNARTFSDKLSAYRTKIHAFGIREHQIRAIGLGMEVLQGLGEKFPKRHLAFHLRNELKGLRAALKGKSDEQLLRLPIIGNPEKLAAIQILHTLMMSCMLAKPEYLPFVILRMLKLTLIYGLSPLAATAFAAYGMLCIPSECQGDVDVAFRFGDLGLLLLKRFKAIEFCPRVYALYFGCIYCWKKPLKDAMDPLLHGHRIGMHTGDDEFASVCASIYCIHAFEVGVSLHSMRRVWEGIYEWMLSKRQSSLLSISLPWLQALHHFMGLSDDPLSSKGNLIDYDDAVFRAEAIGATVYVVGIRFTQMILAYIFNDYEKAATISLGLQDISLIPPTIERMVGVFYLALTSLAMVKRKTLVRQNLKVAKRSISTLKKWADHSPYNCLEKLLLVQAELASAQNQNSRASTKYILAIAMSKESNLLMNQALSNERAARHFQDMGDTDAAKPFFVEALRCYEEWGGNAKVVRLFAEVSQIYGSEQA; this is encoded by the coding sequence ATGAACGATCTTGAAAGATACAATAGCGGCTCGAGCGATGGGAAGATCGAGGACTGCAAGGTTACACTTCCAAAAATAAGCGAATCAGCAACTGAAGAGTCAACATTCTTGAGTACCGAAGCCTCTTCATTTCATTTAACTAGAATAGCCGAGGGTGGATCGATCAAGGAGTCACACGAAAATAAGAAAGGCGGCAAGTTACGAGTTCCTCCAAGGAAATTCACGAGCAATCTCTACCACCGATCCGAGGAAGCCGAGCTGAAACTCCTGTACGAGCATTCTGTAGACGCAGAGAACTGCTCCTTAATTCTGCTAACGGGTAGGACTGGTACCGGAAAGACGCATTTGGCTCAAACGCTCGAGTCCGCTGTGCAGAAGAGATCCGGATTCTTTTTGAAGGTCAAGTTTGATCAGCGTATGCACCCTATCCCTTACGCAGCACTTATTTCAGCCGTTACTCAGTTTGTGCACATTGTCGTGGAAGAAGGGGAAACAGCCACATTGCAAGTTCGCGAGGCTGTCGGCAATCACGTCGGTGATGGAATCGAGGCACTGACCAGCATTATCCCGGAATTGGAAGTGTTGCTTGGAAAGTCCCGGACAGCACACCTCCCTATGAAAGCCGCAGCTGTTGGAACTCAGCGTTTTGTTTTTACATTCCACCTGTTCCTTCAGGCTATCTGTACGCTGAAGCGACCAATTGTGGTATTGCTTGACAATTTTCATTACGCGGACCCTTGTACTCTCGATATACTGAGCTTTGTAGTTGCCGACGGCGGCCAGCAAGGCCTTGTTCTTCTCGTGACGTGTGATGTGACCGAAGTCGGCACTGATAGCTACTTGGCTGTTAAGCTCCGAGATATTGAAAGACAGACGCAAGCTCAAATTCACACTTTAAACATTGACCATCTTGACCTTGATTCTACTGAAGAATTTCTTGCTGGTTCGCTGGAAGCTGAGAAAGGCTATATTCACTCTTTGGGAACAATTGTTTTTCAGGAAACTGGAGGAAACTTTCTATTCATGATGGAATTTCTCCGGCGGCTTTCTGCTTCGGACCTGCTATACTTCGACCATGACATTGAACAGTGGAAATGGGACGTATCGGATATTCGGACCATGAGTGAGTCTAAGACCGTGCATGAATTTCTAGCGGAAGTACTCGAGCAAGTCTCCCGTGATCACAAAGACGTCCTGAAGGTTGCGTCCTGTCTGGGGTCACAAATCGACGAATCTCTTATAGAAATGGTACTGGGCTTTCCTGTTCTACACTATTTGGAGGAGTCCCTGAGGTGTGGATTATTGCATTTCGACAAAATCTGTGCTTGCCTCACTTTCGCAAACGACGTGACTGAACAGGCGGTATATAGCCTCATTCCTCAAACAGAAAGGCCGCTTTTTCACTTGGAAATTGGAAGGAGATTATGGAGAAGGCTTAGTGATGACTGTTTCGATAAGAAACTGTTCATTGTACTATCGCAGATGAGGATGGGACAAAACCTTATCACAAGAAACAGCGAACGAACAAAAGTTGCTTGGCTCTGCCTCCATGCAGGAAGAAGAGCGGCTATGGCATCGGCCTTTCAAACTTCTCGCGTGTATTTGGTATTCGGAATCGAGCTTTTAGAAAATACAAGCTGGCGGGAAAACTATGACCTTACACTGGCGCTGCACAATTCTATTGCTGAAGTTGATATGTGTCTAGCTCTGTTTGAGTCAATGGATACGTGCTTGGCAGCAATCTTGAGCAATGCTCGGACCTTTTCTGATAAACTTAGCGCTTATAGGACAAAAATCCATGCCTTCGGAATCCGAGAGCATCAAATTCGTGCCATTGGTCTAGGCATGGAAGTACTCCAGGGACTAGGAGAGAAATTTCCGAAGCGTCATCTTGCCTTTCATCTTCGGAACGAATTGAAAGGGCTCAGAGCGGCGCTTAAGGGCAAGAGCGACGAGCAGCTCCTGCGGCTACCAATAATTGGGAATCCGGAGAAATTGGCAGCAATTCAGATTCTCCATACTTTGATGATGTCTTGTATGCTTGCGAAGCCTGAGTATCTTCCGTTTGTCATTCTCCGGATGCTCAAACTTACTTTGATTTACGGGTTGAGCCCATTGGCTGCCACAGCATTTGCGGCGTATGGTATGCTTTGCATCCCTTCGGAATGTCAAGGCGATGTGGATGTGGCTTTTCGTTTTGGCGACCTTGGTCTATTGCTATTGAAACGCTTCAAGGCCATTGAATTTTGTCCACGTGTATATGCACTGTATTTTGGTTGTATATAttgttggaagaagccacTTAAAGATGCCATGGATCCTTTACTTCATGGTCATCGTATTGGAATGCACACTGGCGATGATGAATTTGCCAGTGTATGCGCAAGTATATACTGTATTCATGCATTTGAGGTTGGCGTATCATTGCATAGCATGCGGCGAGTATGGGAAGGTATCTACGAGTGGATGCTGTCGAAGAGACAAAGTTCACTCCTTTCAATTTCACTTCCTTGGCTGCAAGCCTTGCATCACTTTATGGGACTGTCGGACGATCCTTTATCCTCTAAGGGAAATTTGATTGATTACGATGATGCAGTTTTTCGTGCCGAGGCGATCGGTGCAACAGTGTATGTTGTAGGAATTCGCTTCACTCAGATGATCTTAGCTTACATTTTTAACGACTACGAAAAAGCCGCCACCATTTCGCTGGGATTACAAGACATTTCTCTGATTCCGCCAACCATCGAGCGAATGGTCGGAGTGTTTTATCTTGCTTTAACTTCGCTCGCAATGGTAAAACGGAAAACGCTTGTCCGACAGAATCTAAAGGTTGCCAAACGGTCAATATCCACCCTTAAGAAATGGGCAGACCATTCGCCGTACAACTGTTTGGAGAAACTATTGCTCGTTCAAGCGGAGTTAGCATCAGCTCAGAATCAAAACTCAAGGGCCAGTACTAAGTACATCCTTGCGATTGCCATGTCTAAGGAGTCCAATCTTTTGATGAACCAGGCTTTATCCAACGAGAGAGCAGCGAGGCACTTTCAGGACATGGGAGATACTGATGCGGCAAAACCTTTTTTCGTTGAAGCATTGCGTTGTTATGAAGAGTGGGGCGGCAACGCCAAAGTTGTCCGCCTGTTCGCCGAAGTCTCACAAATCTATGGAAGTGAGCAAGCTTAA
- a CDS encoding predicted protein, whose amino-acid sequence MRTRTIVNDKRAAPAVPDQPQRSHWTESGNEPQRDDLLDTAILYRSLTQQDPCLCRVSLRQLVNEWHGGSYNAGVGHCPVCDMPVQLVEDAAKKEPKVVFKYGKQMYRLSVSSQIIKYSSWKVWTSDAKQNKPFAQERIADALGMSLDEGIKVNRLHSAPYLISQN is encoded by the coding sequence ATGAGAACGCGAACAATCGTCAATGACAAGCGTGCAGCGCCCGCCGTTCCCGACCAACCTCAACGATCTCATTGGACCGAGTCGGGGAATGAACCCCAACGGGACGACTTGTTGGATACCGCCATTCTCTACCGTTCGCTTACGCAACAAGATCCTTGTCTTTGCCGAGTCTCTCTGCGTCAATTAGTAAACGAATGGCACGGAGGTAGTTATAACGCTGGAGTGGGACACTGCCCTGTGTGTGATATGCCCGTTCAGCTTGTGGAAGACGCGGCAAAAAAGGAGCCCAAGGTTGTGTTCAAGTACGGAAAACAAATGTATCGATTGTCTGTATCATCACAAATTATCAAATATTCGTCGTGGAAGGTTTGGACTTCAGATGCAAAGCAAAATAAGCCTTTTGCGCAAGAACGAATTGCAGATGCGCTTGGGATGTCTCTGGATGAAGGAATCAAGGTAAATCGGCTTCACTCGGCGCCCTACCTTATCAGTCAAAACTAA
- a CDS encoding predicted protein — MPRDEEHDKLVAPADFDGPTKDRHCTDILMLLALIAMWVAMTGVGIYAVTNGDYRLVLYPLDYDGNVCGTDFGLDMTEFPYLLYVNSYTGGVCVKECPDLTGKVSDNLTDIGTLVTYNGVFQADNGSLSELPLDYIQVGDYSSSTDAISCTDDTCFPQQSPSLSWVSNGVNQGFGYAYYAADSYELLWRCYLTTEASARIEELVSSQSGGLQIAGDASQFFTKLYADLWVARKYVLGFGFGVSVLVSFVYIFLMRLPLILTAMVWSSIFISIALFFVSGYYAWVFASDWSDEVPQTVSNTTINATTAASIVLYVIGGIMILLACCLRSQIQTAIGCVKQAGKAVNCMIIILLVPVLQAVGFLAFLIVFGYYGANLASLGKISVVEVPLDGTGTQEIAFRKYEFDDFVENCGWYLLFCLFWTSNFIVAVGDMIVAISVSKWYFTKNKVTIGSWTVLTSIWQTLFYHAGTCAYGSLILAVVQMIRAMIARAQKAAKDANSKIAGAILCCCQCFFCCLECCLKFLNKNAYIQTAIFSTAFCKSCRQAFYLIFRNAARIAAISYVSGAVLIVGKLFISAVTTSVSYYFIAEDIENELHSVGGPVAIVFLISYWVSDFFMDVFDMAISTILHCVIADEEMFDGEAGYTEKSLKNWVDKHADIN; from the coding sequence ATGCCGCGCGACGAAGAACACGACAAGCTGGTGGCTCCGGCAGACTTTGATGGTCCCACAAAAGACCGTCACTGTACCGATATTCTCATGCTCCTGGCACTCATTGCCATGTGGGTCGCCATGACCGGTGTCGGCATTTACGCGGTAACCAACGGTGACTATCGGCTCGTTTTATACCCACTCGATTACGACGGAAACGTCTGCGGAACCGACTTTGGACTCGACATGACGGAGTTTCCCTACTTACTCTATGTGAATTCATACACGGGTGGCGTCTGTGTCAAAGAATGCCCGGATCTGACCGGGAAGGTCAGCGATAATCTCACGGACATTGGCACTCTCGTTACCTACAATGGTGTTTTTCAAGCCGACAACGGAAGTTTGTCGGAATTGCCGCTTGATTACATACAAGTGGGTGACTATTCCAGCTCGACGGACGCCATTTCTTGTACGGACGATACCTGCTTCCCTCAGCAGTCGCCGTCGCTCTCCTGGGTTAGCAACGGCGTCAACCAGGGTTTTGGCTACGCCTACTACGCCGCGGATTCGTACGAGCTTTTATGGCGATGTTATCTGACAACCGAAGCTTCCGCAAGAATCGAAGAGCTTGTGTCCAGTCAAAGCGGGGGTTTGCAGATCGCCGGCGATGCCTCTCAGTTCTTTACAAAGCTATACGCTGATCTATGGGTGGCGCGCAAATATGTACTGGGATTCGGCTTTGGCGTTTCTGTACTGGTGTCATTCGTCTACATTTTTTTAATGCGATTGCCTTTGATTTTGACCGCCATGGTTTGGTCTTCTATTTTTATTTCGATCGCCCTCTTCTTTGTCAGTGGCTACTACGCATGGGTATTTGCTAGTGATTGGTCGGACGAAGTTCCCCAGACAGTATCCAACACCACAATCAATGCTACCACGGCCGCATCCATTGTACTATACGTGATTGGTGGCATTATGATTTTGCTGGCATGCTGTCTACGGTCGCAAATCCAGACGGCTATTGGTTGTGTCAAGCAGGCTGGGAAGGCCGTCAATTGCATGATTATCATCTTGCTGGTACCAGTCCTACAAGCTGTCGGTTTTCTCGcatttttgattgtttttgGTTATTACGGGGCCAATTTGGCTagtttgggaaaaatcagCGTGGTGGAGGTGCCATTGGATGGCACTGGTACGCAAGAAATTGCATTCCGCAAATACGAAtttgacgactttgtcgaaaaCTGTGGATGGTACTTGCTCTTTTGCCTCTTCTGGACGTCCAATTTCATTGTCGCCGTCGGGGATATGATTGTAGCCATATCCGTTTCCAAATGGTATTTTACCAAGAATAAGGTGACCATCGGTAGCTGGACCGTCTTGACTAGCATCTGGCAAACACTCTTTTACCATGCCGGAACTTGCGCATACGGGTCTTTGATTCTTGCGGTCGTGCAAATGATCCGAGCGATGATTGCAAGGGCACAAAAGGCTGCCAAAGATGCGAACAGCAAGATAGCGGGAGCGATCCTGTGCTGCTGCCAGTGCTTTTTCTGTTGCCTCGAATGCTGTCTCAAATTCCTGAACAAAAACGCCTATATCCAAACGGCCATATTCTCTACTGCCTTTTGCAAGTCCTGTCGGCAGGCCTTTTATTTGATCTTCCGAAACGCTGCCCGCATTGCAGCCATCAGCTACGTATCTGGGGCAGTTCTTATTGTTGGAAAACTGTTCATCAGCGCAGTAACGACATCAGTGAGCTACTACTTTATTGCCGAGGACATTGAGAATGAGCTACATTCCGTTGGTGGACCCGTGGCCATTGTTTTTCTTATTTCATATTGGGTAAGCGATTTCTTTATGGACGTATTCGACATGGCAATTTCAACCATTCTCCACTGTGTAATTGCGGATGAAGAAATGTTTGATGGAGAAGCGGGTTACACAGAGAAAAGCCTAAAAAACTGGGTCGACAAACACGCCGATATCAACTGA
- a CDS encoding predicted protein: LAPMVRASTTPLRTLALSYGADWVYTEELVDRALTGTIRVENKELGTIDYERGKLVCQLGSGEPDLALAAALHVHQDVDAIDLNMGCPKKFSVSGGMGSALLSDPERACRIIRTLTENLSSKGIPVSAKIRLLKDVSSTVAFIAGLVEAGAKAIAVHGRQVSDDCTVPARWSMLREVIKEAVHRFPHIPFLLNGDFYTRDEFVSFMRDTGARGVLLARPALFNTSIFCKPS; the protein is encoded by the exons ACGACACCCTTGCGGACGCTAGCTCTGTCCTACGGTGCTGATTGGGTGTACACAGAAGAATTGGTGGACCGGGCGCTTACTGGAACCATCCGTGTAGAAAACAAGGAGCTAGGTACGATTGACTAC GAGAGAGGCAAGCTTGTCTGTCAGCTAGGTTCCGGTGAACCAGACCTAGCGTTGGCGGCCGCCCTACACGTACATCAAGACGTCGATGCCATCGACCTCAATATGGGATGCCCAAAGAAGTTCAGCGTTTCTGGTGGAATGGGATCCGCTTTACTTTCCGATCCGGAACGAGCCTGTCGGATAATCCGAACATTGACCGAGAATTTATCAAGCAAGGGTATACCAGTCTCAGCTAAGATTCGACTGCTGAAGGACGTTTCCAGTACTGTGGCCTTCATAGCAGGTCTCGTGGAAGCTGGCGCGAAAGCCATAGCCGTTCACGGCCGCCAGGTGTCCGATGATTGCACTGTACCGGCACGCTGGAGTATGCTTAGAGAAGTTATAAAGGAAGCCGTCCATCGGTTTCCTCATATTCCATTCCTGCTTAATGGAGACTTCTATACAAGAGACGAATTTGTCAGCTTCATGCGGGATACAGGGGCGAGGGGTGTTTTATTAGCTCGTCCGGCTTTGTTCAATACCAGCATTTTTTGTAAACCATCT